The following coding sequences lie in one Candidatus Eremiobacteraceae bacterium genomic window:
- a CDS encoding ABC transporter permease, whose protein sequence is MPLLIIARLTLFELVRRRVVGAVAALTAICVGLTGWAFYKLHEFSLAHSSAAAGGGEEAMANAMQVILLAHMFGMVLAVGGAFLAAPSIASDIESGIALAILPRPLRRRDVVLGRFLGLAVAIGAYVFITGALEFSVIHAITGYAPPHPAAALAYISSGAVVLLALGIAGSTRFSPIAVGIVCVALYGVAWIAQVADAVATAYHNGAIRTACTIVSLIVPTGGLWRGAIFSLEPTLMVAASAQLTVNPITVTSPPTHAYLIWTALWVAGMLVAAIASFERRDV, encoded by the coding sequence ATGCCGCTGCTGATAATCGCTAGGCTCACACTTTTCGAGCTGGTCCGCCGTCGCGTCGTCGGGGCGGTAGCCGCGCTCACCGCGATCTGCGTCGGTCTTACGGGTTGGGCATTCTACAAGTTGCATGAGTTCTCGCTCGCACATTCCTCCGCGGCCGCAGGCGGCGGGGAAGAAGCGATGGCAAATGCCATGCAAGTCATCCTGCTGGCGCATATGTTCGGCATGGTGCTTGCGGTCGGCGGCGCGTTTCTCGCCGCTCCTTCGATCGCGAGCGATATCGAGAGCGGCATCGCGCTCGCAATCCTGCCGAGACCGCTACGCCGCCGCGACGTCGTGCTAGGAAGATTTCTTGGCCTAGCGGTCGCCATCGGCGCGTACGTCTTCATCACGGGCGCGCTGGAGTTTTCGGTCATCCATGCGATAACGGGCTATGCGCCTCCCCATCCGGCAGCGGCGCTCGCGTACATCTCCTCCGGGGCCGTCGTCCTGCTCGCGCTCGGCATCGCCGGCAGTACGCGATTCTCGCCGATCGCCGTCGGAATCGTCTGTGTCGCTCTCTACGGTGTGGCTTGGATAGCTCAGGTCGCCGATGCGGTCGCGACGGCGTATCACAACGGCGCGATCCGCACGGCTTGCACGATCGTCAGCCTCATCGTACCCACAGGCGGATTGTGGCGTGGCGCTATCTTCAGCCTCGAGCCAACGCTCATGGTGGCGGCCAGTGCGCAGCTGACCGTCAATCCGATCACCGTCACATCACCGCCGACGCACGCCTACCTTATCTGGACGGCGCTGTGGGTCGCCGGCATGCTTGTGGCGGCGATCGCTTCGTTCGAGCGCCGCGATGTCTAG
- a CDS encoding ABC transporter ATP-binding protein codes for MRPDSTPAVFAQDLTKWYGEIAGLRGLNMSVPRGEIFGFLGPNGAGKTTAIKLFLGLAHPTSGQASILGAPPSDLDMRRRVGYLPELFRFQDWLTAREVLELHCTLASVARARRRTAIDDVLELVGLRERGDDRVASYSKGMQQRLGLGVALVAEPEIVFLDEPTSALDPLGRREVRDVLRAVKSRGATVFLNSHLLSEVEQVCDRVAIIDRGRVVGGGDLADLLGRSTRVRIRLAEASPDAAAIAARFGRVEQIGALTLLVDGIADAKTPDLVRALAAAGARILAVAGETPTLEERFLNLLAEPDDAAADNR; via the coding sequence TTGCGACCGGACAGCACGCCCGCCGTCTTTGCTCAAGATCTTACGAAGTGGTACGGTGAGATCGCCGGGCTGCGCGGGTTGAACATGTCCGTGCCGCGCGGCGAGATATTCGGTTTTCTCGGCCCGAACGGCGCGGGGAAGACGACGGCGATAAAACTTTTCTTGGGCCTTGCTCACCCGACGTCCGGTCAAGCATCGATACTCGGCGCTCCACCTTCCGATCTGGACATGCGTCGCCGCGTCGGCTATTTGCCTGAGCTGTTCCGCTTTCAAGATTGGCTGACCGCGCGCGAGGTTCTCGAGCTTCATTGCACGCTTGCTTCCGTCGCGCGCGCGCGGCGACGCACGGCGATCGACGACGTCCTCGAACTTGTCGGACTGCGGGAACGCGGCGATGACCGGGTCGCATCCTATTCCAAGGGGATGCAGCAACGGCTGGGACTCGGGGTCGCGCTCGTCGCCGAGCCCGAAATCGTTTTCCTCGACGAACCGACGTCTGCGCTCGATCCGCTCGGCCGGCGCGAGGTGCGCGACGTGCTTCGCGCCGTCAAGTCGCGCGGTGCGACGGTCTTCTTGAATTCACATCTGCTGAGCGAAGTCGAGCAGGTCTGCGATCGAGTGGCGATCATCGATCGGGGACGCGTGGTCGGAGGGGGTGATCTTGCGGATCTTCTCGGCCGCTCGACCAGGGTGAGAATCAGGCTGGCCGAAGCGTCGCCGGATGCTGCGGCGATCGCAGCGCGTTTCGGCCGCGTCGAACAGATCGGCGCCTTGACCTTGCTCGTCGACGGCATCGCGGACGCGAAGACCCCAGATCTCGTCCGCGCACTCGCCGCCGCCGGGGCCCGAATACTTGCTGTGGCCGGCGAAACGCCGACGCTTGAAGAACGCTTCCTCAATCTTCTCGCAGAGCCGGATGATGCCGCTGCTGATAATCGCTAG
- a CDS encoding sigma-70 family RNA polymerase sigma factor has protein sequence MNDPRAEAQLAEIALRLDSTLANERESCAFEALFHREYSKVVAIARRVLFDVHAAEDVAQDVFVSFHRLHRPQAAYAARWLHVAAAHAALNELRTRKRRRQREMADAVVAARAVTPPSDPSAAIAEREMRDRVRVALTRIGTRHATALTLRHAGLSYAEVGAALGMNANQVGTLLRRAELALKKELEDGPSR, from the coding sequence GTGAATGATCCTCGTGCGGAGGCGCAGTTGGCGGAAATCGCGTTACGGTTGGATTCTACGCTCGCAAACGAACGGGAGAGCTGCGCGTTCGAGGCTCTTTTCCACCGCGAATACAGCAAAGTCGTCGCGATCGCGCGGCGTGTTCTCTTTGATGTGCACGCGGCAGAGGACGTAGCGCAAGACGTCTTCGTTTCGTTTCATCGGCTCCATCGGCCGCAAGCCGCCTATGCTGCGCGCTGGCTTCACGTCGCCGCCGCTCATGCAGCATTGAACGAACTTCGAACTCGCAAACGTCGCCGACAGCGTGAGATGGCTGATGCCGTCGTCGCAGCACGCGCAGTGACGCCGCCTTCTGACCCGTCCGCTGCGATCGCCGAGCGTGAGATGCGCGACCGCGTCCGCGTCGCGCTGACCCGGATCGGTACGAGGCATGCCACAGCGTTGACCTTGCGACACGCGGGTCTGTCATACGCCGAGGTCGGTGCAGCCCTCGGCATGAACGCGAATCAAGTGGGCACGTTGTTGCGCCGGGCGGAACTCGCCCTGAAAAAGGAGCTTGAAGATGGGCCATCCCGTTGA